Proteins from a single region of Cygnus atratus isolate AKBS03 ecotype Queensland, Australia unplaced genomic scaffold, CAtr_DNAZoo_HiC_assembly HiC_scaffold_40, whole genome shotgun sequence:
- the LOC126913721 gene encoding IgGFc-binding protein-like has translation MAMGRMWWLPAWLSLMCGLSTATFRGKEFFVAFPQNNQEATRPDIKLLFTAYFDSTQVTVTTNDDTFSNTVTLRKDQTVSFHVPSTLELVRSRISQKSILIKSTKDISVVFTSSKPYSIGATAVLPVEKLGTEYYVVTPDDSSKEGLKEFVVVAGKTTTFVSITFKGSVYFRGTTYSTGSFLRVSLDPYQSLQLQSDDDLSGTKITSDNVVAVLSGHTCVKIRTDCDYVVEQLLPVTAWGNTYIVPPNPLQKVYDYVYVVAAERTSISYHLDHSASRKDILAGEVYKFETSQNSPFYVSSSAAIQVVFFFTGARKGSLRQDPFLLNIPPIVSYCPSYWVNSLNDYKNYALIIARNTDTHYITVNQQTLKSSWQEVPGSDFSWTMLSISKTSEIQSAEHHPATFGLLVFGFRSYRGFGFTGLCAVSTYSTLSCADIVCNEQERCKMVEGVPTCIQETFSTCWATGDPHYLTFDGKTFDFMGTCTYTMTKSCDEDPDLPVFSVEAKNEHRGNPKVSYVGVVIVHVYNITITVVRSEDGFVRVNNHYSRLPISLAQGKLQLQQKGRSVLIKTDFLLKVLYDWDDHLVVKIPSVLANKVCGMCGNSNGNPQDDVLLPTGEAAQNTVDLGQGWKVFDESSLCFDSCIGDCKQCPRDEAKKYKVEGLCALLSQSPGPFQRCHAAINPKNYLNNCVYDLCVNDGLHTMLCQALKAYADDCREEGIIVDDWRTPAHCPLSCPENSNYRSCGSACPATCNNAAMPADCGASTCVETCECQEGFVLDAGKCIPQAECGCIFEGRLHGLGEEFWGDSTCTKRCVCDAATRTAVCHKASCHAQEECRVEQGIQDCYPTSYGNCTAYGTTHYKDFDGGRFIFQGTCVYQFTGLCKKSQDLVDFQVLVQNGHQDGQLLSSIALVKIKVYGKSIVISQKDPNKITVNNQLANLPYHHKRKISIYRGGQDAVVETDFGLTVTYDWQSQITVVVPGTYADALCGLCGNYNGDTSDDMMMKNGQTTLNPNDLGQSWKVTDVPGCMELSQERCPTLTEAMRQQEVAEKGCGLISKVDGPFTACHALVDPFKYVQNCVHDFCLFPDQEAVVCQQISHYAATCQAAGVTIGSWRTDDFCSISCPANSHYELCSQICSQICSSIYTSVKCSKHCKEDCVCNEGFVLSGDECVPMAQCGCLYQDFYYKLGETFHPTKQEKCQCQDNGSVLCEEVPDTDETKCKVVDGVTQCQSAALGTCVVTGDRSYVSFDGLAFEIPGTCSYILTETCAGDDSVKSFVVKIEKDARQKRKVSTIQALSVEVYGLTLTMAQGKTGTVMVDSIFYNLPAILSEGRVQVHQHGMGVLLQTDFGLIVHYDLLHHVVVTAPQSYKGHLCGLCGNNNGQQDDDHLLPDGHNAPDVTAFGSAWKTPEVACSDDCSKDDCPVCTKEKEEVFQKPNYCGILVVPEGPFSSCYNTISPAPYYQACIRDLCLTEGNTNVLCQSIQSYVSTCQGAGVTIEAWRKPSFCPLSCPANSSYSLCANLCSNSCVGLVDASKCPKKCTEGCRCNEGYTFDGNACVPKDKCGCFVDGIYYKPHESVVKENCQSRCTCIPGKGLTCESHGCSDDETCEIRDGVLGCINQNPCKALQCRPKETCKFEDGQAKCVPSLVATCWGWGDPHYHTFDGHDFDFQGTCTYTMAESCGNDSKLVPFKVEAKNNIRGGVKSVSYINLANIEVYGQQISIHQKEVGKIRVNGVLTLLPVSLEDGRLELYQSGLTAVLETNFGLRVTYDWNWYLVVELPSSYYKHTCGLCGNFNLKPEDDIPQQSSDLTASIVDWAKGWKVPDDDPFCWDFCEGDCPVCEEEKKELYSGNQYCGLIKKSFQGPFKACHDVVKPRDFFRNCLYDVCMSDGAKSILCKALEAYASTCKKQGAVVHDWRTPSGCSLPCPENSHYEACGNACPATCTNRDAPASCTQPCVETCACNQGYVLSGGQCVAVADCGCTRDGRYYQPGEEFWDDETCHSQCRCDPGLGMVVCKEASCKAGEQCTVVKGVRRCVAKGRSVCVATGDPHYTTFDGRRYDFMGTCVYQFAALCSEDPTLVPFMVTVENNNRGSRVVSYTKEVILKVYNMTLSLSQADPQKLKVNGILVDLPFTHGNQLRAYISGVHGFIKTDFDVIVTFDWHSYARVILPSTYSRSVCGLCGNADGNPEDDFALPDGSSASDEIQFADSWKVADVPGCSAGCTKDCQVCTEAEKRAYRGDKHCGVLVKKQGPFAACHSTIDPAPYFDDCLFDTCFYKGHQEAICSAVSAYVTACQSQGIRVEQWRTAAFCSPVCPPNQHYELCGLACPATCHGQVEVEGCDESALCTEGCFCDAGFLQSGDRCVPLALCGCLHNGRYYQRGEEFFSCPRCSERCTCKENGEVECKEASCGEGETCMVQDGVQGCYPSTCGRCEVLGAASFRTFDGHMLRFAGSCTYTLAAAEAAGPEVELVPFIVRVQKDHRGPEPLTQQLLITVHGITITMSRGKQWEVKVDGERHLLPLTLVGGAVTVTQEGAHQVLRAHGGLKLLYDSISYVLLTLPASYQHHTGGLCGNFDGDAANDAASPEQLGNSWGIPVRGCTHGSQLEPCPQSKPELCGLLEDKTGPFGGCHKVVAPWEHAASCAQEGCGKAEGAELCRILQAYAAACQAAGGELQEWREAAKCPLSCPPDSHYELCARTCDQTCASLSTGSSCTTNKCFEGCQCDEGFVFNGGECVPMESCGCMHRGRFFEIAETILSADCSESCTCRAAGGMLCQPAGCPFGQVCGMRNGIRGCVEQPGRCTLVPATRFASFDGATGATMATGNYVVTSLCNPGHPHWFRLLADVREDEDRPVVVALHFFGGSSFVTIKRDKKIWVNGVPASIPAEISNQLTVYEAENTVWLSQKSVVLIGLSPAGEVTVTVPKELTKLLCGLCGNYDADAANDLRGPDGGLVGNMAAAMKAWRAPDFTYVSVPER, from the exons ATGGCGATGGGCAGGATGTGGTggctcccagcctggctgtcCCTGATGTGTG GCCTTTCAACCGCAACTTTTCGTGGCAAGGAATTCTTTGTCGCCTTTCCGCAGAACAACCAGGAAGCCACCCGCCCCGACATCAAGCTCCTCTTCACCGCCTACTTCGACTCCACCCAAGTGACGGTGACAACGAACGATGACACCTTCAGCAACACCGTCACCCTCAGGAAAGACCAGACGGTTTCCTTCCACGTCCCCAGTACCCTAGAGCTCGTCAGGAGCCGGATTTCACAAAAAAGCATCTTGATCAAGTCCACCAAGGACATCTCCGTGGTCTTCACCAGCTCCAAGCCCTACAGCATTGGTGCCACCGCTGTTTTGCCCGTCGAAAAGCTGGGCACTGAGTACTACGTGGTGACGCCAGATGACAGCTCAAAAGAGGGCTTGAAAGAATTCGTGGTGGTGGCTGGGAAGACCACGACCTTCGTCTCCATCACCTTCAAGGGCAGTGTTTATTTCAGGGGGACGACTTACTCCACCGGCTCATTTCTCCGCGTCTCCTTGGACCCGTACCAGAGCTTGCAGCTGCAAAGCGACGACGATCTGTCGGGCACCAAGATCACGTCAGACAACGTCGTGGCCGTCCTCAGCGGACACACCTGTGTGAAGATACGCACAGACTGTGACTACGTggtggagcagctcctgccagtcACTGCGTGGGGGAACACCTACATCGTCCCCCCCAACCCGCTGCAGAAGGTCTATGATTATGTCTATGTTGTGGCGGCTGAGAGAACCTCCATTTCCTACCACTTGGATCATTCAGCTTCCAGAAAGGACATCTTGGCCGGCGAGGTCTACAAATTTGAGACGAGTCAAAATTCACCATTCTACGTGAGCTCTTCAGCTGCAATTCAGGTGGTTTTCTTCTTCACCGGTGCCAGAAAAGGCTCACTGAGGCAAGACCCTTTCCTACTCAACATCCCACCCATCGTCAGCTATTGCCCGTCCTACTGGGTCAACAGCCTGAATGACTACAAGAACTACGCGCTCATCATCGCCAGGAACACGGACACACACTACATCACCGTCAACCAGCAGACATTGAAGAGCTCGTGGCAAGAAGTTCCCGGCTCGGACTTCTCCTGGACCATGCTCAGCATCAGCAAGACATCTGAGATCCAGAGCGCCGAGCACCACCCTGCAACCTTTGGGCTACTGGTCTTTGGCTTCCGCAGTTACAGAGGCTTTGGCTTCACTGGCCTTTGTGCCGTGT caacTTATTCCACGCTTTCCTGTGCCGACATCGTCTGCAATGAGCAGGAGAGGTGCAAGATGGTGGAAGGAGTGCCCACGTGCATCCAGGAAACATTCTCAACCTGCTGGGCCACCGGCGATCCCCACTACCTTACCTTTGACGGGAAAACCTTTGATTTCATGGGAACGTGCACCTACACCATGACCAAGAGCTGCGATGAAGACCCGGACCTGCCTGTCTTCAGCGTCGAGGCCAAAAATGAGCACAGGGGTAACCCAAAAGTCTCCTACGTCGGTGTCGTGATCGTCCACGTCTACAACATTACCATTACTGTGGTCAGGTCCGAGGACGGGTTTGTGAGG GTGAACAACCACTACTCCCGCCTCCCCATCTCCCTCGCCCAAGGgaagctccagctgcagcagaagggcaGGTCCGTCCTGATTAAAACCGACTTCCTGCTGAAGGTCCTGTATGACTGGGATGACCACTTGGTGGTGAAGATCCCCAGCGTGCTGGCCAACAAAGTGTGCGGGATGTGTGGCAACAGCAACGGCAACCCCCAAGACGATGTTCTCCTGCCCACCGGGGAAGCAGCGCAGAACACCGTGGATCTGGGCCAGGGCTGGAAGGTGTTTGATGAGAGCAGCCTCTGCTTCGACAGCTGCATCGGCGACTGCAAGCAGTGCCCACGGGATGAGGCGAAGAAGTACAAGGTGGAGGGATTGTGCGCGTTGCTCAGCCAAAGCCCGGGGCCCTTCCAGCGCTGCCACGCTGCCATCAACCCCAAGAACTACCTGAACAACTGCGTCTACGACCTCTGTGTCAACGACGGGCTCCATACCATGCTGTGCCAAGCCCTGAAAGCCTATGCAGATGACTGCCGGGAAGAGGGAATCATTGTTGATGACTGGAGGACGCCAGCGCATTGTC CTCTGTCCTGCCCGGAGAACAGCAACTACAGGTCTTGCGGCAGCGCCTGCCCTGCTACCTGCAACAATGCTGCAATGCCGGCCGACTGTGGTGCCTCAACCTGCGTGGAGACCTGCGAGTGCCAGGAGGGCTTCGTGTTGGATGCTGGCAAGTGCATCCCCCAGGCCGAGTGTGGCTGCATCTTCGAGGGCCGCCTGCACGGCCTCGGCGAGGAGTTTTGGGGTGACAGCACCTGCACGAAACGTTGCGTTTGCGACGCGGCCACGCGGACGGCCGTATGCCACAAGGCCAGCTGCCATGCCCAGGAAGAGTGCCGGGTGGAGCAGGGCATCCAGGATTGCTACCCCACGAGCTATGGGAACTGCACGGCGTATGGCACCACTCACTACAAGGACTTTGATGGCGGGAGGTTCATCTTCCAGGGCACGTGCGTCTACCAGTTCACCGGGTTGTGCAAGAAGAGCCAAGACCTGGTGGATTTCCAGGTGCTGGTGCAGAACGGCCACCAGGACGGCCAACTTCTGTCCTCCATCGCTCTCGTGAAGATCAAAGTCTATGGGAAAAGCATTGTGATCAGCCAGAAGGACCCCAACAAAATCACT GTCAACAACCAATTGGCCAACTTACCATACCACCACAAGAGGAAGATCTCGATCTACAGAGGTGGGCAGGATGCGGTGGTGGAGACCGACTTCGGCCTCACTGTCACCTACGACTGGCAGAGCCAAATCACCGTGGTGGTGCCTGGCACTTATGCGGATGCCCTGTGTGGCCTCTGCGGGAACTACAACGGGGACACGAGTGACGACATGATGATGAAGAACGGTCAAACGACACTAAATCCCAATGACCTCGGGCAGAGCTGGAAGGTGACTGATGTCCCAGGTTGCATGGAGCTGTCGCAGGAGCGATGCCCCACCCTGACAGAGGCCATGAGGCAGCAGGAGGTCGCAGAGAAGGGTTGTGGGCTCATCTCGAAAGTGGACGGGCCCTTCACAGCCTGCCATGCTCTGGTGGACCCCTTCAAATATGTCCAAAACTGCGTGCACGATTTTTGCCTCTTCCCAGACCAGGAAGCTGTGGTGTGCCAGCAGATCAGCCACTACGCCGCCACCTGTCAAGCTGCCGGCGTCACCATTGGGAGTTGGAGGACGGACGATTTCTGCA GTATTTCGTGTCCTGCAAACAGCCACTACGAGCTCTGCTCCCAGATCTGTAGCCAGATCTGCAGCAGCATTTACACCTCGGTGAAGTGCTCCAAGCACTGCAAGGAGGACTGCGTGTGCAACGAAGGCTTCGTGCTCAGTGGCGATGAGTGCGTCCCCATGGCCCAGTGCGGATGCCTCTACCAGGACTTCTACTACAAGCTGGGGGAGACTTTCCACCCCACCAAGCAGGAGAAATGCCAGTGCCAGGACAATGGCTCTGTGCTCTGCGAAGAAGTTCCTGACACCGATGAGACCAAATGCAAAGTTGTCGACGGTGTCACCCAGTGCCAATCTGCCGCCCTTGGGACCTGCGTGGTCACCGGTGACCGCAGCTATGTGTCCTTCGATGGGTTAGCCTTTGAAATCCCTGGCACCTGCTCCTACATCCTCACCGAGACTTGTGCTGGCGACGACAGCGTCAAGTCCTTTGTTGTGAAAATCGAGAAGGATGCCCGGCAGAAAAGGAAGGTCTCCACCATCCAAGCGTTGTCCGTTGAAGTCTACGGGCTCACATTGACCATGGCACAAGGCAAGACAGGAACAGTCATG gTGGACTCAATATTCTACAACCTCCCGGCCATCCTGAGCGAGGGACGGGTCCAGGTGCACCAACATGGGATGGGCGTCCTTCTTCAGACCGACTTTGGCCTCATTGTACACTACGACCTCCTCCACCATGTGGTGGTCACAGCTCCCCAGAGCTACAAGGGCCACCTCTGTGGGCTCTGTGGCAACAACAACGGGCAACAAGATGATGATCATCTCCTCCCCGATGGCCACAACGCCCCCGATGTGACTGCCTTTGGCTCTGCCTGGAAAACACCTGAGGTGGCTTGCAGTGACGACTGCTCCAAAGATGACTGCCCGGTCTGCacaaaggagaaggaggaggtcTTCCAGAAACCCAACTACTGTGGCATCCTCGTGGTCCCTGAGGgccccttttcctcctgctacAATACCATCAGCCCAGCCCCGTATTACCAAGCCTGCATCCGTGACCTCTGCCTCACTGAAGGCAACACCAACGTCCTCTGCCAGAGCATCCAGAGCTACGTATCCACCTGCCAAGGTGCTGGCGTCACCATCGAGGCATGGAGGAAACCTTCCTTCTGCC cctTGAGTTGCCCGGCCAACAGCAGCTACTCCCTGTGTGCCAACCTCTGCAGCAACAGCTGCGTGGGGCTCGTGGATGCCTCCAAATGCCCCAAAAAATGCACCGAAGGCTGCCGCTGCAACGAAGGGTACACCTTTGACGGGAACGCCTGTGTCCCCAAGGACAAATGTGGATGTTTTGTGGACGGGATATATTACAAG CCCCATGAGTCGGTCGTGAAGGAGAACTGCCAGTCGCGTTGCACGTGCATCCCTGGGAAGGGTTTGACCTGTGAGAGCCACGGATGCAGTGATGATGAAACCTGTGAAATTCGGGACGGGGTCTTGGGTTGCATCAACCAAA acccctgcaaagcccttcagtgCCGGCCCAAGGAGACGTGCAAATTCGAGGATGGCCAGGCCAAGTGTGTCCCATCCCTGGTGGCCACCTGCTGGGGTTGGGGTGACCCCCACTACCACACCTTCGATGGGCACGATTTTGACTTCCAAGGCACCTGCACCTACACCATGGCTGAATCCTGTGGGAATGACTCCAAGTTGGTGCCCTTCAAGGTGGAGGCCAAGAACAACATCCGAGGCGGGGTGAAATCTGTCTCCTACATCAACTTGGCCAACATTGAGGTCTATGGCCAACAAATCTCCATCCATCAGAAGGAAGTGGGCAAAATTAGG GTGAACGGGGTGCTGACCCTGCTCCCGGTGAGCCTGGAGGACGGCAGGCTGGAGCTCTACCAGAGCGGGctcactgctgtgctggagaCCAATTTTGGCCTCCGGGTGACATACGACTGGAACTGGTACCTGGTCGTCGAGCTCCCCAGCAGCTACTACAAGCACACCTGCGGCCTCTGTGGCAACTTCAACCTCAAGCCGGAGGACGACATcccccagcagagcagtgacCTCACCGCCTCCATCGTGGATTGGGCCAAGGGCTGGAAAGTCCCCGACGACGACCCGTTTTGCTGGGATTTCTGTGAAGGCGACTGCCCCGTGTgcgaggaggagaagaaggagctGTATAGTGGCAACCAGTATTGTGGCCTGATCAAAAAAAGCTTCCAGGGACCCTTCAAGGCTTGCCACGATGTTGTCAAACCCAGAGATTTCTTCCGCAACTGCCTCTATGACGTGTGCATGAGCGATGGGGCAAAAAGCATCCTCTGCAAGGCACTGGAAGCTTATGCATCCACCTGCAAAAAGCAAGGGGCCGTGGTGCACGACTGGAGGACACCATCAGGCTGCT cattACCCTGCCCGGAAAACAGCCACTACGAAGCTTGTGGCAACGCCTGCCCGGCCACCTGCACCAACCGGGACGCACCCGCCTCTTGCACCCAGCCCTGCGTGGAGACCTGTGCTTGCAACCAGGGCTACGTCCTCAGCGGTGGCCAGTGCGTGGCAGTGGCCGACTGCGGTTGCACCCGCGACGGTCGCTACTACCAACCCGGCGAGGAGTTTTGGGACGACGAGACCTGCCATTCCCAGTGCAGGTGCGACCCAGGTTTGGGCATGGTGGTGTGCAAGGAGGCCAGCTGCAAGGCGGGCGAGCAGTGCACCGTGGTGAAGGGCGTGCGGCGGTGCGTGGCCAAGGGTCGCTCCGTCTGCGTGGCCACCGGGGACCCCCATTACACCACCTTCGACGGGCGCCGCTACGACTTCATGGGCACCTGTGTCTACCAGTTCGCTGCCCTCTGCTCCGAAGACCCCACCCTTGTCCCCTTCATGGTCACGGTGGAGAATAACAACCGGGGCAGCCGTGTGGTCTCTTACACCAAGGAGGTCATCTTGAAGGTCTACAACATGACCCTCAGCCTCAGCCAAGCAGACCCCCAGAAGCTCAAG GTCAACGGGATCCTGGTGGATCTGCCCTTCACCCACGGCAACCAGCTCCGCGCCTACATCAGCGGCGTCCACGGCTTCATCAAGACCGACTTCGATGTCATTGTCACCTTTGACTGGCACAGCTACGCCAGGGTCATCCTCCCCAGCACCTACTCGCGGTCCGTCTGCGGCCTCTGTGGCAACGCCGATGGAAACCCCGAGGACGACTTCGCTTTGCCCGACGGCAGCTCGGCCAGCGACGAAATCCAATTTGCCGACTCCTGGAAGGTGGCCGATGTCCCCGGATGCTCTGCCGGTTGCACCAAGGATTGCCAAGTTTGCACCGAAGCGGAGAAGCGCGCCTACCGCGGCGACAAGCACTGCGGGGTCCTGGTGAAGAAGCAAGGACCATTCGCCGCCTGTCACAGCACCATCGACCCGGCCCCCTACTTTGACGATTGCCTCTTTGACACTTGTTTCTACAAGGGGCACCAGGAAGCCATCTGCAGTGCCGTCAGTGCCTACGTCACCGCCTGCCAGAGCCAGGGGATTCGCGTCGAGCAGTGGCGCACGGCCGCCTTCTGCA GCCCCGTCTGCCCCCCGAACCAGCACTACGAGCTCTGCGGCTTGGCCTGCCCGGCCACGTGCCACGGCCAGGTGGAGGTTGAAGGCTGCGACGAATCGGCCCTGTGCACCGAGGGCTGCTTCTGCGACGCCGGCTTCCTGCAGAGTGGCGACCGCTGCGTCCCCCTGGCCCTCTGCGGCTGCTTGCACAACGGCCGCTACTACCAGCGGGGCGAGGAGTTTTTCTCCTGCCCGCGGTGCAGCGAGCGTTGCACCTGCAAAGAGAACGGGGAGGTTGAGTGCAAAGAGGCGAGCTGCGGCGAGGGAGAAACGTGCATGGTGCAGGACGGCGTGCAGGGCTGCTACCCCAGCACCTGCGGGCGCTGCGAGGTGCTGGGCGCCGCTTCTTTCCGCACCTTCGACGGGCACATGCTGCGTTTTGCTGGCTCCTGCACCTACACGCTGGCAGCGGCCGAAGCTGCCGGCCCCGAGGTGGAGCTGGTGCCCTTCATAGTGCGGGTGCAGAAGGACCACAGAGGGCCGGAGCCGctcacccagcagctgctgatcACCGTGCACGGCATCACCATCACCATGAGCCGGGGGAAGCAGTGGGAGGTGAAG gtgGACGGCGAGcggcacctcctgcccctgaCACTGGTGGGGGGCGCGGTGACGGTGACGCAGGAGGGCGCCCACCAGGTGCTGCGGGCGCATGGGGGCCTCAAGCTGCTCTACGACAGCATCTCCTACGTGCTGCTCACCCTCCCCGCTTCCTACCAGCACCACACCGGTGGCCTCTGCGGCAACTTCGACGGCGACGCTGCCAACGACGCCGCCAGCCCGGAGCAGCTGGGGAACAGCTGGGGCATCCCCGTCAGGGGTTGCACGCACGGCTCGCAGCTGGAGCCCTGTCCCCAAAGCAAACCCGAGCTCTGCGGGTTGCTGGAGGACAAGACAGGGCCTTTCGGGGGGTGCCACAAGGTGGTGGCGCCCTGGGAGCACGCGGCGAGCTGCGCGCAGGAAGGGTGCGGCAAGGCGGAAGGCGCGGAGCTGTGCAGGATCTTGCAGGCCTATGCTGCCGCCTGCCAGGCCGCCggcggggagctgcaggagtggAGGGAAGCAGCCAAGTGCC CGCTCTCCTGCCCTCCCGACAGCCACTACGAGCTCTGTGCCCGCACTTGTGACCAGACGTGCGCCAGCCTCTCCACCGGCAGCAGCTGCACCACCAACAAGTGCTTCGAGGGCTGCCAGTGCGATGAGGGTTTCGTCTTCAACGGGGGCGAGTGCGTCCCCATGGAGTCCTGCGGGTGCATGCACCGCGGCCGCTTCTTtgag ATCGCCGAGACCATCCTCTCCGCCGACTGCAGCGAGAGCTGCACGTgccgggcggcgggcggcaTGCTGTGCCAGCCAGCCGGCTGCCCCTTTGGCCAAGTCTGTGGCATGCGCAACGGCATCCGTGGGTGTGTGGAGCAGCCTGGCCGCTGCACCCTGGTCCCTGCCACCCGCTTCGCCTCCTTTGATGGTGCCACCGGTGCAACCATGGCCACTGGCAACTACGTGGTGACCTCTCTTTGCAACCCCGGCCATCCCCACTGGTTCCGGCTCTTGGCTGATGTCAGGGAGGATGAGGACCGGCCGGTCGTGGTGGCCCTCCACTTCTTCGGTGGCTCGTCTTTCGTCACCATCAAGAGGGACAAGAAGATTTGG GTCAACGGGGTCCCGGCCTCCATCCCAGCTGAAATCTCCAACCAGCTGACCGTCTACGAGGCCGAGAACACCGTGTGGCTCTCCCAAAAATCCGTCGTCCTCATCGGCCTCAGCCCCGCCGGTGAGGTGACAGTGACGGTCCCCAAGGAGCTGACCAAGCTCCTCTGCGGCCTGTGTGGCAACTACGACGCCGATGCGGCCAACGACCTCCGGGGCCCTGACGGGGGTTTGGTGGGCAACATGGCGGCGGCGATGAAGGCCTGGAGAGCACCTGACTTCACCTATGTGAGCGTCCCTGAGCGGTGA